A part of Parvimonas micra genomic DNA contains:
- a CDS encoding co-chaperone GroES, translated as MKLKPIGDKLVIEMVEVEEKTSSGIVLPTSAKEAPSVAKVLAIGDEILKDEDKKDLIKVGDKIIFSKYAGTEVKLDKKEYIVVKIADVLAVVED; from the coding sequence ATGAAATTAAAACCAATAGGAGATAAATTAGTTATAGAAATGGTTGAGGTAGAAGAAAAGACAAGTTCTGGAATAGTTCTTCCTACTTCTGCTAAAGAAGCACCAAGTGTAGCAAAAGTTTTAGCAATTGGTGATGAAATTTTAAAGGATGAAGATAAAAAAGATTTAATTAAAGTTGGGGATAAAATAATTTTCTCAAAATATGCAGGAACTGAAGTTAAACTTGATAAAAAAGAATATATTGTTGTAAAAATTGCTGATGTTTTAGCAGTAGTTGAAGATTAG
- the groL gene encoding chaperonin GroEL (60 kDa chaperone family; promotes refolding of misfolded polypeptides especially under stressful conditions; forms two stacked rings of heptamers to form a barrel-shaped 14mer; ends can be capped by GroES; misfolded proteins enter the barrel where they are refolded when GroES binds) yields MAKEIKFNEEARKGMEAGINKLSNTVKVTLGPKGRNVVLDKKFGSPLITNDGVTIAREIELEDPYENMGAQLVKEVATKTNDVAGDGTTTATLLAQAIIREGLKNVAAGANPMIIQKGIKKAVDKAVEGIKEFSKPVETKESIAQVASISAADEEVGKLISDAMEKVGKDGVITVEESRSMGTTLEVVEGMQFDRGYVSPYMVTNTEKMEAELEDPYILITDKKITNIQEVLPVLEQIVQQGKPLLIIADDVEGEAMATLVVNKLRGTFNCVAVKAPAFGDRRKDMLQDIAILTGGTVISEDLGYELKETSIEMLGKARRVTVGKELTVIVNGAGEQSAIEERVALIRNQIEISDSEYDRDKLQERLAKLAGGVAVIQVGAATETELKERKLRIEDALAATRAAVEEGIVPGGGTVLLNVIPKVKALLEGTNGDERTGVNIIVKALEEPVRQIAINAGLEGSVIVENVKNAEVGIGFDALSEKYVNMLESGIVDPTKVTRSALQNASSVASMVLTTEAAVADVTKDEPMGQMPGGMNPGMGYM; encoded by the coding sequence ATGGCTAAAGAAATTAAATTTAATGAAGAAGCAAGAAAAGGAATGGAAGCTGGTATTAATAAACTTTCAAATACAGTTAAAGTTACTCTTGGACCAAAGGGAAGAAATGTAGTTTTAGATAAAAAATTCGGTTCACCACTTATTACAAATGACGGTGTTACTATTGCAAGAGAAATTGAATTGGAAGATCCTTATGAAAATATGGGAGCTCAACTTGTTAAAGAAGTTGCAACTAAGACTAATGATGTTGCAGGTGATGGTACAACTACAGCAACACTATTAGCTCAAGCAATTATTAGAGAAGGTTTAAAGAATGTTGCAGCAGGAGCAAATCCAATGATTATTCAAAAGGGAATTAAAAAAGCAGTTGATAAGGCTGTTGAAGGAATTAAAGAATTTTCAAAACCTGTTGAAACAAAAGAAAGTATTGCTCAAGTAGCATCAATTTCTGCAGCTGATGAAGAAGTTGGAAAATTAATTTCTGATGCAATGGAAAAAGTTGGAAAAGACGGTGTTATCACTGTTGAAGAATCTAGAAGTATGGGAACAACTTTAGAAGTTGTTGAAGGTATGCAATTTGATAGAGGATATGTTTCTCCTTATATGGTAACTAATACTGAAAAAATGGAAGCTGAACTTGAAGATCCATATATTTTAATTACTGATAAAAAGATTACTAATATTCAAGAAGTTTTACCTGTATTAGAACAAATTGTTCAACAAGGAAAACCACTTTTAATTATTGCTGACGATGTAGAAGGCGAAGCAATGGCAACACTTGTTGTTAATAAATTAAGAGGAACATTTAACTGTGTAGCTGTAAAAGCACCTGCTTTTGGTGATAGAAGAAAAGATATGCTACAAGATATTGCAATTTTAACAGGTGGTACAGTTATTTCAGAAGATTTAGGATATGAATTAAAAGAAACTTCTATTGAAATGTTAGGTAAAGCAAGAAGGGTAACTGTTGGAAAAGAACTTACTGTTATTGTAAATGGAGCAGGTGAACAATCAGCTATAGAAGAAAGAGTTGCTTTAATTAGAAATCAAATAGAAATAAGCGATTCTGAATATGATAGAGATAAATTACAAGAAAGACTTGCTAAACTTGCTGGAGGAGTTGCAGTAATTCAAGTTGGTGCAGCTACTGAAACAGAACTTAAAGAAAGAAAGTTAAGAATAGAAGATGCACTTGCAGCTACAAGAGCAGCGGTAGAAGAAGGTATTGTTCCTGGCGGTGGAACTGTATTGTTAAATGTAATTCCAAAAGTTAAAGCACTTCTTGAAGGAACTAATGGAGACGAAAGAACAGGTGTTAATATAATTGTTAAAGCGCTTGAAGAACCGGTTAGACAAATTGCAATCAATGCAGGTTTAGAAGGTTCAGTTATCGTTGAAAATGTTAAGAATGCTGAAGTTGGAATTGGTTTTGATGCTTTAAGTGAAAAATATGTAAATATGCTTGAAAGCGGAATTGTTGATCCTACAAAAGTTACTAGATCAGCACTTCAAAATGCATCAAGTGTTGCATCAATGGTTTTAACAACAGAAGCTGCAGTTGCAGATGTAACTAAAGATGAACCAATGGGACAAATGCCTGGCGGAATGAATCCTGGAATGGGATATATGTAG